The nucleotide sequence TCAGATATTGCCAGCGAAACGGTGGTTGTTCCTCGCGATGCAGTTCTTTCGTTACGCGGAGTTACAATGATTATTGCAATTGTCGAAGGCAAAGCTGCTCCGATTCCCGTAAAGGTTATTGGATACAAAGGAATGAATGCCGGAGTACGTGGCAAGGGGCTTGCTGCTGATATGGACATAGTTGTTAAAGGTAATGAAAGGCTCAGGCCCGGACAGGCTGTAGTCATAGACAATAAGTAGTTATCATCTGTCTGGAGTTTAAACGTTATGGATTTTATAAAATTTTCAATTGAGAAGCCTGTTTCTATACTTGTAGGGGTAATCCTGCTGGTGCTTTTCGGTGCACTTGCTCTTACAGGTTTACCATATCAGCTTTCCCCTACAGTTACTGAACCTGAAATAACCGTTGAAACGCAGTGGAATGGTGCAACTCCTTATGAGATTGAGCGAGACATCATTGAAGAACAGGAAAAAGTTCTCAAAGGTGTGACTGGTTTGATTGAGATGGAATCTGAGTGTTTCAACAGCGTCGGGCGTATTTCTCTGCGTTTTAAAATCGGAACAAATGTTGATGATGCTCTGCTTAGAGTCTCCAATAAGCTGAATGAAGTTAAGAGATATCCTGCTGATTCAGATCGTCCGATCATAACGGCTACAGGATCTGCAACGTCTCCTATCATCTGGATGATTTTGAAGAATCTTGAGGGTAATGAGCGCCCTATTGATGAATATTTAACCTTCTTTGAAAATGATGTGCGCCAGTATCTGGAACGAGTCGACGGCGTTGCAGACCTGTTTATGGGCGGTGGCACTGAAAAGGAAATGCACGTTATCATCGCACCTGAAAAGCTTGCAGCATATAATCTGACTATTGCTAAAGTTATTGAGGTTCTTAAAAGCGAAAATACTAACGTTTCCGCCGGTAATATGGGCGTAGGTAGAAGAGATTACCGTATTCGTACTACCTCGGAATTTCGTTCACCGGAAGAGATTGAGGATGTTGTTATCACTTCCTCCGGTCAGCAGCGGGTAACTCTCGGCGATGTCGGTAAAGTTGTACCCGGTTTTAAAAAGTCCGAAGTTGCAATGCTTAGCGACGGTTTTCCGGGGATTGCCATAGGTATAAAGCCCGAACCGGGCGCTAATGTTCTTGATGTTACCCGCGATGTTCGCGCGGTTGTCGAAAGTCTAAACAAAGGAATGCTTGCGAAAGAAGGTGTTTATCTGGACTGGACTTACGATCAGGCTCCTTACATTACCGGTGCGATAGATCTGGTTAAACAGAATATTATTATCGGTGGTGTTCTGGCTATTATTGTTTTGTTGATTTTTCTTCAGTCATTGTCCTCTACAATTATTGTTGCCATTGCGATTCCAATTTCAGTGGTAGGCTCATTCATTGTTTTCGGCGGACTTGGAAGATCTTTAAATATTGTAAGTATGTCCGGTATCTCCTTTGCCGTTGGGATGCTGGTTGATAATGCCATTGTTATTCTTGAGAATATTGATCGGCATCGAAGTATGGGGAAACCCCCCTATAAAGCAGCTTACGACGGTGCCAGCGAAGTATGGGGTGCTGTTCTTGCCTCAACATTGACAACTGTTGCTGTATTTCTTCCTGTTGTCTTTATTGAGGAAGAAGCAGGACAGTTATTTAAAGATATTGCCATCGCAGTTACTTGTGCCATTTCATTGTCTTTATTCGTATCAATCTCAGTTATCCCTATGCTGGCAAAGCAGTTTTATACGCTTTCCGGCAAGGAGAAAAAAATCAGGAATAATATCCTGACCAGATTTGGTGGAAAATGTTCAAACGGCATTATGTCGCTGCTTGAGCTTTCGATCCGAAACTGGATGACGAGAATTTCGACTGTTGTGATTCTGGTAGTCGCTTCTGCTTTGCTCGTGATTTCTTTCTTCCCGAAGATGGAATATCTGCCGCAGGGTAATAGAAACCTTATTCTCTCAATTCTGATTCCTCCTCCGGGGCTGTCATATGAAGAGCGTGATTCCATCGGTGAGTTTATCGCTTCACAGGTAGATCCGCATATGCATAAAGATAAAGATGGCTTTCCGGCTATCGATCATCTTTTTTACGTGTCTGCTCCTTCCATTAATCTCTTTGGAGCGATGTCGGAAGATGACGAACGTCCTGCTGAGTTAATACCTCTTTTTAACAAGATAATGAGTTCTATTCCCGGTATGTTCGGGGTCAGTATTCAGGCTTCGATTTTTGAATCCGGCCTCGGTAAAGGACGAATGGTCGCAGTAGATTTCAGTGGATCTGATCTTAATCGGCTCATTGCCGCAGCTGGAACTATGTTCGGAATGGCTCGGCAGGCTGTGCCGGGTGGACAGGTTCGCCCAATTCCGTCACTTGAAATGCTTTATCCTGAAGTAAAAATTGTGCCGGATCGTGACCGTGTCCGTTCGGCTGGAATGTCCAGTCAGGAGGTCGGGGAAGCCCTTGATGTTCTGATGGATGGTCGTAAAATTGGTGATTTTAAAGAAGAAGGTAAAAAGAAAATTGATTTGAAATTGAAAGCTTCCGAGTCAGGGGTAAGCACGCCGGAAGAACTTTACAGTTCTCTCATTGCCACTCCGCAAGGCTGGGCTGTTCCTATTTCATCTCTTTCGACTATAGAAAGAACTTACGGGATTACTCAGATTCGTCATCTGGAACGGCAGAGGACTGTAACTTTACAGATAACGCCTCCTAAATCCATGCCGCTTGAACAGGCAATGGAGATTATCCAGAATGAACTGATTCCAAAGGTCAGGGAAATGGGGCTTCTTGAGGGCGTGAACGTGAGAATGAGTGGTGCTGCGGATAAACTTACTCAGACCCGTGATGCAATGCAGTGGAACTTCCTGCTGGCAATTGTCATAACTTATTTGCTTATGGCTGCGCTTTTCGCGAACTTCATTTATCCGTTTATCATTCTGCTTACTGTTCCGCTTGCAGGAGCCGGTG is from Maridesulfovibrio ferrireducens and encodes:
- a CDS encoding efflux RND transporter permease subunit, giving the protein MDFIKFSIEKPVSILVGVILLVLFGALALTGLPYQLSPTVTEPEITVETQWNGATPYEIERDIIEEQEKVLKGVTGLIEMESECFNSVGRISLRFKIGTNVDDALLRVSNKLNEVKRYPADSDRPIITATGSATSPIIWMILKNLEGNERPIDEYLTFFENDVRQYLERVDGVADLFMGGGTEKEMHVIIAPEKLAAYNLTIAKVIEVLKSENTNVSAGNMGVGRRDYRIRTTSEFRSPEEIEDVVITSSGQQRVTLGDVGKVVPGFKKSEVAMLSDGFPGIAIGIKPEPGANVLDVTRDVRAVVESLNKGMLAKEGVYLDWTYDQAPYITGAIDLVKQNIIIGGVLAIIVLLIFLQSLSSTIIVAIAIPISVVGSFIVFGGLGRSLNIVSMSGISFAVGMLVDNAIVILENIDRHRSMGKPPYKAAYDGASEVWGAVLASTLTTVAVFLPVVFIEEEAGQLFKDIAIAVTCAISLSLFVSISVIPMLAKQFYTLSGKEKKIRNNILTRFGGKCSNGIMSLLELSIRNWMTRISTVVILVVASALLVISFFPKMEYLPQGNRNLILSILIPPPGLSYEERDSIGEFIASQVDPHMHKDKDGFPAIDHLFYVSAPSINLFGAMSEDDERPAELIPLFNKIMSSIPGMFGVSIQASIFESGLGKGRMVAVDFSGSDLNRLIAAAGTMFGMARQAVPGGQVRPIPSLEMLYPEVKIVPDRDRVRSAGMSSQEVGEALDVLMDGRKIGDFKEEGKKKIDLKLKASESGVSTPEELYSSLIATPQGWAVPISSLSTIERTYGITQIRHLERQRTVTLQITPPKSMPLEQAMEIIQNELIPKVREMGLLEGVNVRMSGAADKLTQTRDAMQWNFLLAIVITYLLMAALFANFIYPFIILLTVPLAGAGGFLGLQLENIFIAPQPLDVLTMLGFVILIGVVVNNAILIVHQSLNNVRQGGMSHKEAVLDATRTRLRPIYMSATTSVFGMLPLAIAPGPGSELYRGLGSVVLGGLALSTVFTVFMIPALLMFFIKMEKIGGKKDEG